The Drosophila teissieri strain GT53w chromosome X, Prin_Dtei_1.1, whole genome shotgun sequence genome has a segment encoding these proteins:
- the LOC122623073 gene encoding proton-coupled amino acid transporter 1 yields MDAEAPTQLAKNQTAAVPRQETGAAGATGETAGGGGGGAAKVTKEQDHDAEYHPPTSYLETIVHLFKGNIGPGLFAMGDAFKNGGLLVAPLLTVVIAVVSIHCQHVLVTCSKKMRDLKGETVCADYAQTVEQCFENGPPKLRGWSRTMGRLVDIFICVTQLGFCCIYFVFISTNLKQILVAYDIDMNVHLVMLLAFVPVLLSSLITNLKWLTPVSMFANVCMILGLAITLYYALKDGLPEVEERALWTNGSQLALFFGTAIFAFEGIALVMPLKNAMRKPHQFERPLGVLNVGMFLVSVMFMFAGSVGYMKWGEQVGGSLTLNLGDTILAQAVKLMVSAGVLLGYPLQFFVAIQIMWPSAKQMCGIQGRSLLGELAFRTFMVLVTLAIAEMVPALGLFISLIGALCSTALALVFPPVIELIARSELNKGPGVWICAKNLVILVLALLGFFTGSYESLKQIVKHFGEEEVH; encoded by the exons atggaTGCCGAG GCGCCAACTCAACTAGCGAAAAATCAAACAGCCGCAGTTCCGAGACAGGAAACTGGGGCGGCAGGCGCCACAGGTGAAACGGCAGGtggaggtggcggtggagcAGCCAAGGTCACGAAGGAACAGGATCACGATGCGGAGTATCATCCGCCGACAAG CTATCTGGAGACCATCGTGCACCTGTTCAAGGGCAACATTGGACCCGGCCTGTTCGCCATGGGAGATGCCTTCAAGAACGGCGGTCTCCTGGTGGCCCCACTCCTCACGGTGGTCATAGCGGTGGTGTCCATCCACTGCCAACATGTCCTGGTCACCTGCTCCAAGAAGATGCGCGATCTCAAGGGCGAGACCGTGTGTGCGGACTATGCCCAGACGGTGGAGCAGTGCTTCGAGAACGGGCCGCCCAAGCTGAGGGGCTGGTCCCGAACGATGGGGCGACTGGTGGACATATTCATCTGTGTGACCCAGTTGGGCTTTTGTTGCATATACTTTGTGTTCATCAGCACGAATCTGAAGCAG ATCCTGGTAGCCTACGATATCGACATGAACGTCCATctggtgatgctgctggcCTTCGTGCCCGTGCTGCTCAGTTCGCTGATCACGAACCTCAAGTGGCTAACGCCCGTCTCCATGTTCGCCAATGTTTGCATGATCCTGGGACTGGCCATCACACTGTACTATGCCCTCAAGGACGGACTGCCGGAGGTGGAGGAACGCGCCCTCTGGACGAACGGCTCCCAGCTGGCACTCTTCTTCGGCACCGCCATCTTCGCCTTCGAGGGCATTGCCCTGGTGATGCCGCTGAAGAACGCCATGCGCAAGCCACACCAGTTCGAGCGACCATTGGGTGTGCTCAATGTGGGCATGTTCCTCGTCTCCGTCATGTTCATGTTCGCCGGATCCGTGGGCTACATGAAGTGGGGCGAGCAGGTCGGTGGCAGTTTGACCCTCAATCTGGGTGATACCAT ACTGGCCCAGGCGGTCAAGCTGATGGTGTCCGCTGGAGTTCTTCTCGGTTATCCGCTGCAGTTCTTCGTGGCCATTCAGATCATGTGGCCAAGTGCCAAGCAAATGTGCGGCATCCAAGGACGATCACTGCTCGGAGAGCTGGCTTTTCGCACTTTCATGGTCCTGGTGACTC TTGCCATTGCGGAAATGGTGCCGGCCCTGGGACTTTTCATCTCGCTGATAGGAGCACTATGCTCAACGGCATTGGCCCTGGTGTTTCCGCCAGTCATCGAGTTGATCGCCAGGAGTGAGCTGAACAAAGGACCGGGCGTCTGGATTTGCGCCAAGAACCTCGTCATTCTGGTGTTGGCCTTACTGGGCTTCTTCACTGGCTCCTACGAAAGTCTCAAGCAAATTGTCAAGCACTTCGGCGAGGAGGAGGTGCACTGA
- the LOC122623852 gene encoding uncharacterized protein LOC122623852, whose translation MATGLPVVHLIVVLVVVVVLAAVVHPTGAIDFGYHPSAEEFDSLVRQGWGRDLLQRRVQDRPFVPRYQHQTSIRFEPPELDFQLFDKDQDPEQAHSQPYVFESVEDNQAGASNSDQFHVQSELLEIKEPHPSHKPQTHQPQSAGNGTTFPIYFTHPTTGIVYAISQVGAGVGVGVGQSPSVVHTQSRNDSNAIAIYVTKAQYDADMESLRRQYEQQCQPVPAGTVISTLNAVHHGGTTARPQIIRLKKPKNPLAKPSNKLPNPNYRPPPVMVTSGPIAHVSDQLLKLPHRTGSTTTSSTTKGTTTSRPNTRRKKRKKKPKNKTKVIKRRPGYGGNNTRSPTGSLPIILGKRPSTTTSTTTTTRPPPAYTQLEKPHAPQATLPTTSNVFSQHLLRSGLESAEESETLEEQEPLRMDEPLSLRTRRSLEDVPGVEGVEPLQPRRTSSLKALIKRRVLRSAVGRSRRNKETKGGSLKQQEEVDAAGTLHLRSRRSVESPKKPERAAKVSREEAAKAVTTEAAKGSPKVVAKKSRTKLSRGSSHGVAARRVSTPKRRSPKGSSRKRKTKQQTPPTTQQKEKTSAGVLHIPTALHLLHRNHSQDEAPKAAMNANPKKKKKIKERKRGRPQLPSFDIFELMSDGDYEDEGGEEEEEDDDEDYYFEDEHKDRYTEKRHESSSTETAQSDLKQDSSSAEEGADFGAMVEEETTPTAIISSSEEDDATSSSKNSMAKKKIRIKRRPVDSDEDYDDDEDIGIAGFFRMIFYPVQVAMSRLIDGFGSPDEQEDKEPASPPASKYPSYTLYHSAHSNEAYAEPEDEESEDDEDSSSLGSWFGSWFGLQRRTKKIGSSTTTTTVPLPLPPPTKAPPGWLESWFGFGSTTEADADAEDDYDKWFSTWFDSRPKRKVRRRSTTSTSTTSTTTTTHTPSAAVAAAQVPILTIVDPLRNPQNWIGILAHHIVNTTGSAISTSTSNPLLQALATRMTTRGTTSTTTTTSRPEVPRRISYDKYQIWRLKPQDEEQVRALEAFKKGEDGVKLHWLKGPSLRGLTDVLVPPKMLVDFQGTLNYEGIAHEVLIFDVGKAIAYELTKEDYLQTTRPSKPRPTAPPPMTWNRYHNHDEIVKYLETVRMRHPQLVELIHIGRSFEGRPLIVVKIESKQSTAAANNEALHTTKRPKRKRKSGQANAVFVEAGAQGLAWIGPATATWMIAELLRLMKSNKSNEDVEFIRNTTWYIMPVLNPDGYAYSHEYDRFWKKSRSQHQAPPPSGLLDSAMTWLQQKRGPDKVCYGVDLDRNWLYHWGKRGSSKAPCNEFYAGPAPFSEPETKAVSEFLMDYRTQIKLYISLQAYGQVISYPVKANSTFNSERLDDFLDVAMVGTDGLRKKGSKSRYKVDASNDLIEQRSGCADAFAAYEIGIPFSYTLQLADNGVHGYLLPSSAIEPTARDAFEIISGMLDYI comes from the exons ATGGCAACTGGGCTGCCCGTTGTGCACTTGATCGTCGTCTTGGTCGTGGTCGTGGTATTGGCGGCTGTCGTCCATCCAACGGGGGCCATCGACTTTGGCTATCATCCGAGCGCCGAAGAGTTCGATAGCCTGGTGCGCCAAGGCTGGGGTCGCGATCTCCTCCAGCGTCGCGTCCAAGATCGCCCTTTTGTGCCGCGCTACCAGCATCAGACCTCCATTCGCTTCGAGCCGCCAGAACTGGACTTCCAGCTGTTCGACAAGGATCAGGATCCGGAGCAGGCACACTCCCAACCCTATGTCTTTGAGTCGGTGGAGGATAACCAAGCGGGCGCCAGCAATTCCGATCAGTTCCATGTGCAGAGCGAACTGCTGGAGATCAAGGAGCCGCATCCTTCGCACAAACCCCAAACGCACCAGCCACAATCCGCCGGCAATGGCACCACATTTCCCATCTACTTCACCCATCCAACCACCGGCATTGTCTACGCCATCAGCCAGGTGGGAGCGGgcgtgggagtgggagtgggtcAGAGTCCCAGTGTGGTGCACACGCAAAGTCGCAACGACAGCAACGCCATTGCGATCTATGTGACCAAGGCGCAGTACGATGCCGATATGGAGAGTCTGCGCAGGCAATACGAGCAGCAGTGCCAGCCAGTTCCAGCGGGCACGGTCATATCCACGCTGAATGCAGTGCATCATGGTGGCACCACCGCCAGGCCGCAGATCATTCGGCTGAAGAAGCCCAAGAATCCCCTGGCCAAGCCCAGTAACAAATTGCCCAATCCAAACTATCGTCCGCCACCGGTGATGGTAACCAGTGGACCCATCGCTCACGTTTCCGATCAGCTGCTCAAGCTGCCCCACCGCACgggcagcaccaccaccagcagcaccaccaaagGCACCACAACTTCAAGGCCAAATACGCGTCGCAAGAAGCGCAAGAAGAAGCCAAAGAACAAGACCAAGGTGATCAAACGGAGGCCGGGCTATGGCGGCAACAATACCAGAAGTCCGACTGGCTCCTTGCCCATCATCCTGGGCAAGAGACctagcaccaccaccagcaccaccaccacaacgcGACCACCGCCGGCTTATACGCAACTGGAGAAACCACATGCGCCGCAGGCCACACTGCCCACCACTTCCAATGTCTTCAGTCAGCACCTGTTGCGGAGCGGTCTGGAGTCGGCGGAAGAAAGTGAAAcactggaggagcaggaaccACTTCGAATGGATGAGCCACTCAGTCTTAGAACACGGCGTTCGCTGGAAGATGTGCCAGGAGTGGAAGGAGTGGAACCACTTCAGCCAAGAAGAACTTCCTCTTTGAAGGCGCTGATCAAAAGGAGAGTCTTAAGAAGTGCTGTTGGGAGATCTAGGCGAAATAAGGAAACAAAAGGAGGAAGCTTGAAGCAGCAGGAAGAAGTGGATGCCGCTGGAACACTTCACCTTAGAAGTCGTCGCTCTGTGGAAAGTCCTAAAAAACCAGAAAGGGCTGCTAAAGTTTCTCGAGAAGAAGCTGCAAAAGCGGTCACCACTGAAGCTGCGAAAGGATCACCGAAAGTCGTTGCTAAGAAGTCCAGAACTAAACTCTCCAGAGGATCCTCCCATGGAGTAGCAGCTCGACGGGTGAGCACGCCCAAAAGACGCTCCCCGAAGGGCAGTTCCAGAAAGCGCAAGACCAAGCAGCAAACACCACCAACCACGCAGCAGAAGGAGAAGACTTCGGCTGGTGTACTGCACATACCCACCGCCCTGCATCTGCTCCACAGGAATCACAGCCAGGATGAAGCACCCAAAGCTGCAATGAATGCCAAtccaaagaagaaaaagaaaattaaggAACGCAAACGCGGAAGACCCCAGCTGCCCTCTTTCGATATATTCGAGCTCATGTCCGACGGCGACTACGAGGATGAGGGaggagaggaggaggaggaggacgacgatgaAGACTACTACTTCGAGGACGAGCACAAGGATAGGTATACAGAGAAGCGCCATGAAAGTAGCAGCACAGAAACAGCACAAAGTGATCTCAAGCAAGACAGCAGTTCCGCGGAGGAGGGCGCTGACTTTGGAGCCATGGTGGAGGAGGAAACGACGCCCACGGCGATCATATCGAGCAGCGAGGAGGATGATGCCACGTCCAGCAGCAAGAACTCCATGGCCAAGAAGAAGATTCGCATCAAGAGGCGACCAGTGGACTCCGATGAGGATtacgacgatgacgaggacaTCGGCATCGCTGGCTTCTTTCGCATGATCTTCTACCCCGTCCAAGTGGCCATGTCCCGGCTCATAGACGGCTTCGGCAGTCCCGATGAGCAGGAGGACAAGGAGCCAGCCAGTCCACCCGCATCGAAGTATCCCAGCTATACGCTCTACCACAGCGCCCACAGCAACGAAGCCTATGCCGAGCCGGAGGATGAGGAGTCGGAGGACGACGAAGACTCCTCCTCGCTGGGCAGCTGGTTCGGCTCCTGGTTTGGCCTGCAGCGACGCACCAAGAAGAtcggcagcagcaccaccaccaccaccgtgccactgccattgccgCCGCCCACCAAGGCGCCACCCGGCTGGCTGGAGTCCTGGTTCGGATTCGGCTCGACCACGGaggcggatgcggatgcggaagATGACTACGACA AATGGTTTTCCACCTGGTTCGATTCGCGGCCAAAGCGAAAGGTTAGACGTcgctccaccacctccacaTCGACCACCTCGACGACAACCACGACGCACACACCatcggcggcggtggcggcggcccAAGTGCCCATCCTGACCATAGTGGATCCACTGAGGAATCCGCAGAACTGGATTGGCATACTGGCGCACCATATTGTCAATACCACAGGCAGTGCCATCTCCACGAGCACCAGTAATCCGCTCCTCCAGGCACTGGCCACGCGCATGACCACCAGGGGAACCactagcaccaccaccaccacttcGCGGCCAGAGGTTCCCAGGCGCATCAGCTATGACAAGTACCAGATTTGGCGCCTAAAGCCgcaggatgaggagcaggTGCGCGCACTGGAGGCGTTCAAGAAGGGCGAGGACGGCGTCAAGTTGCACTGGCTCAAGGGTCCCAGTCTCAG AGGCCTGACGGATGTGCTAGTGCCACCCAAAATGCTGGTGGACTTCCAGGGCACCCTGAACTACGAGGGCATAGCGCATGAGGTGCTCATTTTCGACGTGGGCAAGGCCATCGCCTACGAGCTGACCAAGGAGGATTACCTGCAAACCACTCGTCCCTCGAAGCCGCGACCCACGGCGCCGCCGCCCATGACATGGAATCGTTACCACAATCACGACGAGATCGTCAAGTATCTGGAGACGGTGCGAATGCGTCATCCGCAGCTGGTCGAGCTCATCCACATCGGTCGCTCCTTCGAGGGTCGACCCCTCATTGTGGTCAAGATCGAGTCCAAGCAATCGACGGCGGCGGCGAACAACGAGGCTCTGCACACCACCAAGCGACCcaagcggaagcggaagtcGGGCCAGGCCAATGCCGTCTTCGTCGAGGCGGGTGCTCAGGGATTGGCCTGGATTGGACCCGCCACCGCCACCTGGATGATTGCCGAGTTGCTGCGCCTAATGAAGTCAAACA AGAGCAACGAGGACGTGGAGTTCATCCGGAACACCACCTGGTACATAATGCCGGTGCTGAATCCGGACGGATATGCGTACAGCCACGAGTACGATCGCTTCTGGAAGAAGTCGCGATCGCAGCACCAGGCGCCGCCGCCCAGTGGCCTCCTCGACTCGGCGATGACGTGGCTGCAGCAGAAACGGGGTCCGGATAAGGTCTGCTACGGCGTGGATCTGGACAGGAACTGGCTGTATCATTGGGGCAAAAGGGGCAGCTCCAAGGCGCCCTGCAACGAGTTCTACGCCGGTCCAGCGCCATTTTCCGAACCGGAAACCAAGGCTGTCTCCGAATTCCTCATGGATTACAGGACGCAGATAAAG ctgTACATTTCGCTGCAGGCCTATGGACAGGTGATATCCTATCCGGTCAAGGCCAATTCCACATTCAATTCAGAGAGATTGGACGACTTTCTGGACGTGGCGATGGTGGGCACCGATGGATTGCGCAAGAAGGGCAGCAAATCCCGATACAAGGTTGACGCATCCAACGATCTAATCGAACAGCGATCGG GCTGTGCGGACGCCTTTGCCGCCTACGAGATCGGAATACCCTTCAGCTACACGCTCCAGCTGgcggacaacggcgtgcacGGCTATCTGCTGCCCAGCAGCGCCATCGAGCCCACGGCTCGGGACGCCTTCGAGATCATCAGCGGCATGCTGGACTACATATGA
- the LOC122623853 gene encoding uncharacterized protein LOC122623853: protein MERRRPRKSSRQYVRSKSNPSVGGGGGGLAEANGQPDGNKASTITSLLGGRLQRVSRIARAPHSLQVTENPEEGAPAFVPDRESGASDVSGVNPGVMVIPEAASPRGSAVHGAHVSLVFSTTARDSESPRISEEVTEVFRTSSRTPSNTPTGGNLRFDSTPVGLNDGGAGNINFAPQSVFDQHRYSSMISSDDSVDNRGQSGQSGQSMGACRHGWQQHPSAAGPGGRDTLGFAINLGTTTLGHERCSLGVACDEDCGYGTGCDAACGMAHGVDPGSFVYPGTLGNAPLVLAPPSGGPPVHGGGYKPVGAAQRGSFGTDFGSDQLNFFITFLLEVLGVLVFFAICTITFWITLGYHVVQLLVDLKNADRNVQVAVAIVFGLLLVAFAISQVTNLSGSCCHSRDRARSRAKGGGGIGFFHRSSKSKAKTKSCASKTRSCAHKPKIKKAASCGPSLGVQSHRKMRYTDCEGRAIFLSSRRYAIPTEMKQPPTIVLWMRDALARMMQ from the exons atggAGAGGCGAAGACCCCGCAAGTCCTCGCGCCAATACGTGCGCTCCAAGTCGAATCCCTCCGTTGGCGGCGGAGGGGGAGGACTAGCAGAAGCCAACGGCCAGCCAGACGGTAATAAAGCCTCCACCATCACATCCCTTCTGGGCGGCAGACTGCAGAGGGTATCCCGCATCGCCAGAGCTCCGCACAGCCTGCAAGTGACCGAGAATCCAGAAGAAGGTGCGCCAGCATTCGTGCCCGATAGGGAATCCGGCGCATCGGATGTGTCCGGTGTGAATCCGGGCGTTATGGTCATTCCGGAGGCGGCCAGTCCCCGGGGATCGGCGGTGCATGGAGCACACGTTAGCCTGGTGTTCAGCACCACGGCCAGGGACTCGGAAAGTCCGCGCATATCGGAGGAAGTGACCGAGGTGTTCCGCACCTCCTCGCGCACCCCATCCAATACACCCACTGGGGGCAATCTGCGCTTTGACTCCACGCCCGTTGGTCTGAACGACGGCGGGGCTGGCAACATAAACTTCGCGCCGCAATCCGTCTTCGATCAGCACAGGTATAGCAGCATGATATCCAGCGATGACAGCGTGGACAACCGAGGACAGAGCGGTCAGAGCGGTCAGAGCATGGGAGCCTGCCGCCATGGCTGGCAACAACATCCGAGCGCCGCTGGACCGGGGGGCAGGGACACCCTGGGATTCGCCATCAATCTGGGCACCACCACTTTGGGCCACGAGCGCTGCAGCCTGGGCGTGGCATGCGACGAGGACTGTGGCTATGGAACTGGCTGTGATGCCGCCTGCGGCATGGCCCATGGCGTTGATCCCGGCAGCTTTGTATATCCGGGCACGCTGGGCAATGCACCTTTAGTATTGGCACCCCCATCCGGAGGCCCACCTGTACATGGTGGGGGCTATAAGCCAGTGGGCGCCGCCCAGCGTGGATCCTTTGGAACGGATTTCGGGAGCGATCAGCTGAACTTCTTCATTACCTTCCTGCTGGAGGTGCTCGGGGTGCTAGT TTTCTTTGCCATCTGTACGATCACATTTTGGATTACACTGGGCTACCACGTCGTCCAGTTGCTGGTGGACCTCAAGAACGCCGATCGCAACGTTCAGGTGGCGGTGGCCATTGTGTTCGGCCTGCTGCTGGTCGCGTTTGCCATTTCGCAGGTGACCAACCTCAGTGGCTCCTGCTGCCACTCACGGGATCGTGCCCGTTCCAGGGCCAagggtggtggtggcattGGCTTCTTCCACAGGTCCAGCAAGTCCAAGGCCAAGACCAAGAGCTGCGCCTCCAAGACCAGGAGCTGTGCCCACAAGCCGAAGATCAAGAAGGCAGCCAGTTGTGGACCCAGCCTGGGCGTCCAGTCGCACCGCAAGATGCGTTACACGGATTGCGAGGGACGGGCAATTTTCCTGAGCTCCAGACGCTATGCTATACCCACTGAGATGAAACAGCCGCCCACCATTGTGCTCTGGATGCGCGATGCGCTGGCTCGCATGATGCAGTAA
- the LOC122624364 gene encoding uncharacterized protein LOC122624364: MSLSDCNNNYIYLTGSEDYALNLAKLCERFATKEKRVLLITSRQQGMAKRYPWEEAHSCSKYLTILQLVDVESTPLRMLEMQDSAESLRSPDLIVFDLQSLVLDALLRPVMQQCSTDKMVRHIAKCSASFVNYREILANMAEQKAGKCIDTIVVMSQEPYPMSAAQFKLLIGLYFHGNECHTNFAKLSAKIMVSQRFA; encoded by the exons ATGAgtttaagcgactgcaacaataactatatatatttgacgGGCAGCGAGGATTACGCCCTTAATTTGGCAAAG CTATGCGAACGCTTTGCCACCAAAGAAAAGCGCGTTTTACTGATCACCAGTCGCCAGCAGGGAATGGCGAAGCGTTATCCATGGGAGGAGGCCCATAGCTGCAGCAAATACCTGACCATTCTGCAACTGGTGGACGTGGAGAGCACCCCGCTCCGCATGCTGGAAATGCAGGATAGCGCCGAGTCCTTGCGCAGTCCCGATTTGATAGTCTTTGACCTGCAGTCCCTCGTCTTGGATGCACTACTGCGGCCCGTGATGCAGCAGTGCTCCACGGACAAAATGGTCCGACACATTGCCAAGTGCTCCGCGTCCTTTGTGAATTACCGCGAGATCCTGGCCAACATGGCGGAACAGAAGGCGGGCAAATGCATCGACACCATTGTGGTCATGTCGCAGGAGCCGTATCCCATGTCAGCAGCGCAGTTCAAGCTGCTCATTGGACTCTATTTTCACGGCAACGAGTGCCACACGAACTTCGCCAAGCTCTCGGCCAAGATTATGGTCTCGCAGAGATTCGCCTAG